The following proteins come from a genomic window of Oricola thermophila:
- a CDS encoding ABC transporter ATP-binding protein encodes MGSITLKQVTKSFGSTQVIPPLDLQIEDGEFVVFVGPSGCGKSTLLRLIAGLEDVTSGVIEIDGVDATSKPPAKRGLAMVFQSYALYPHMSVKKNIAFPLRMAGIDPDEIERKIAAAASVLNLTDYLDRRPGQLSGGQRQRVAIGRAIVREPEAFLFDEPLSNLDASLRVNMRLEISELHQSLKTTMVYVTHDQVEAMTMADKIVVLHAGVIEQVGSPLDLYRNPRNLFVAGFIGSPRMNFIEGPEAGKQGAATIGVRPEHIALSTTEGMWKGKVGVSEHLGSDTFLHVHTDAGTMTVRADGEVGLHHGDTVWLTPQDGRVHRFDENGMAMQ; translated from the coding sequence ATGGGAAGCATCACGCTCAAGCAGGTTACCAAGAGCTTCGGATCGACCCAGGTCATTCCGCCACTTGATCTGCAGATAGAGGACGGCGAGTTCGTGGTCTTCGTGGGACCGTCGGGTTGCGGCAAGTCCACATTGCTACGCCTGATCGCGGGGCTGGAGGACGTCACCTCGGGCGTTATCGAGATCGATGGCGTCGACGCGACATCGAAGCCGCCTGCCAAGCGCGGCCTTGCGATGGTATTCCAATCCTACGCGCTCTATCCGCACATGTCGGTGAAGAAGAACATTGCCTTTCCTCTCCGCATGGCGGGTATCGATCCCGACGAGATCGAACGCAAGATCGCTGCGGCGGCCAGTGTCCTCAATCTGACTGATTATCTTGATCGCCGGCCCGGCCAGCTGTCGGGCGGCCAGCGCCAGCGCGTCGCCATCGGCCGCGCCATCGTGCGCGAACCGGAAGCCTTCCTGTTCGACGAACCCCTGTCGAACCTCGATGCTTCGTTGCGCGTCAACATGCGCCTCGAAATATCGGAACTGCACCAGAGCCTGAAAACGACGATGGTCTATGTCACCCATGATCAGGTCGAGGCGATGACCATGGCCGACAAGATCGTCGTGTTGCATGCCGGGGTGATCGAGCAGGTCGGCTCGCCGCTGGACCTCTACCGCAATCCCCGCAACCTGTTTGTAGCCGGGTTCATCGGTTCGCCGAGGATGAACTTCATCGAGGGACCTGAAGCCGGCAAGCAGGGCGCCGCCACGATTGGCGTTCGGCCCGAGCATATCGCGCTGTCGACCACCGAGGGGATGTGGAAGGGCAAGGTCGGCGTCTCCGAGCATCTCGGCTCCGACACATTTCTGCACGTCCATACCGATGCCGGAACAATGACGGTGCGGGCCGATGGCGAAGTCGGCTTGCATCATGGCGACACGGTCTGGCTGACGCCGCAAGACGGCCGCGTTCACCGTTTCGACGAAAACGGCATGGCAATGCAATGA
- a CDS encoding carbohydrate ABC transporter permease gives MATQHSRFAGRLMISPAVILLLGWMIIPLSMTIYFSLLRYNLLMPGMEEWTGFTNYRYFLTDPAFFAALTNTLLLVGGVLLITVIGGTALAVLLDQPIWGQGIVRILVIAPFFVMPTVSALVWKNMFMNPVNGLFAYLAKAVGLQPFDFLSHAPLLSIILIVAWQWLPFATLILLTAMQSLDQEQLEAAEMDGAGVVSRFIHIVMPHLTRAITVVILIQTIFLLSVFAEILVTTNGGPGYASTNITYLVYAQSLLQFDVGGGSAGGIVAVILANIVAIFLMRMIGKNLEA, from the coding sequence ATGGCTACCCAGCATTCACGTTTCGCGGGTCGGTTGATGATTTCACCCGCAGTGATCCTCCTGCTCGGCTGGATGATCATTCCCCTGTCGATGACCATCTATTTCTCGTTGCTGCGATACAACCTGCTGATGCCCGGCATGGAGGAGTGGACCGGTTTTACCAACTACCGCTACTTCCTGACCGATCCCGCTTTCTTCGCGGCGCTGACCAATACGCTGCTCCTTGTTGGTGGTGTCCTGTTGATCACGGTGATCGGCGGCACCGCGCTCGCCGTCCTGCTTGACCAACCGATCTGGGGGCAGGGGATAGTTCGCATCCTCGTCATTGCACCGTTCTTCGTTATGCCGACCGTTTCGGCCCTTGTCTGGAAGAACATGTTCATGAACCCGGTGAACGGCCTTTTCGCCTATCTGGCCAAGGCCGTCGGTCTTCAGCCCTTCGATTTCCTGTCCCACGCACCGCTCCTTTCCATCATCCTGATCGTGGCATGGCAATGGCTGCCCTTCGCAACGCTCATTCTCCTGACCGCGATGCAGTCGCTCGACCAGGAACAGCTGGAGGCTGCGGAGATGGACGGCGCCGGCGTCGTCAGCCGTTTCATTCATATCGTCATGCCCCACCTGACCCGTGCGATCACCGTGGTGATCCTGATCCAGACCATCTTCCTGCTGTCCGTCTTTGCCGAAATCCTCGTCACCACCAATGGCGGCCCCGGCTATGCGTCAACGAACATCACCTATCTCGTCTACGCCCAGTCGCTGCTTCAGTTCGATGTCGGCGGCGGCTCGGCCGGTGGCATCGTTGCCGTCATCCTGGCCAACATTGTCGCGATCTTCCTGATGAGGATGATCGGAAAGAATCTGGAGGCTTAG
- a CDS encoding L-iditol 2-dehydrogenase — protein MKRLEGKSALITGAARGIGRAFAEAYVREGARVAVADIDIVRARETAAEIGYTAIAVEMDVTSQESIDAAIAETVGRFGAIDILVNNAAVFTAAPIVEIDREDCRRVFDINFGGTLFTLQAVARHMIARGGGKIINMASQAGRRGEPLVAVYCATKAAVISLTQSAGLDLIRYGINVNAIAPGVVDGEHWDGVDAFFAKYENKAPGQKKKEVGEAVPFGRMGRAEDLTGMAVFLASDEANYIVAQTYNVDGGNWMS, from the coding sequence ATGAAGCGGCTGGAAGGCAAGTCGGCACTGATAACTGGCGCGGCGCGTGGCATTGGCAGGGCATTTGCCGAAGCCTATGTGCGCGAGGGCGCGCGGGTGGCCGTGGCCGACATCGATATTGTCCGGGCACGCGAGACGGCGGCGGAAATCGGCTATACCGCGATTGCGGTGGAAATGGACGTCACCAGCCAGGAAAGCATAGACGCCGCCATTGCCGAGACGGTTGGCCGTTTCGGCGCGATCGATATTCTTGTCAACAACGCGGCGGTTTTCACGGCGGCGCCGATTGTAGAGATCGACCGCGAGGATTGCCGTCGTGTTTTCGACATCAATTTCGGGGGAACCTTGTTCACCCTGCAGGCCGTGGCCCGTCACATGATTGCGCGCGGCGGCGGAAAGATCATCAACATGGCCAGCCAGGCCGGTCGCCGCGGTGAACCGCTTGTTGCGGTCTATTGTGCGACGAAAGCGGCAGTCATCAGTCTGACCCAGTCTGCCGGCCTCGACCTGATCCGGTACGGCATCAACGTGAATGCCATCGCTCCTGGCGTTGTCGACGGTGAGCATTGGGATGGCGTGGACGCGTTTTTTGCCAAGTACGAGAACAAGGCGCCGGGCCAGAAGAAAAAGGAAGTCGGTGAGGCTGTTCCCTTCGGGCGCATGGGACGTGCCGAGGATCTCACCGGCATGGCGGTTTTCCTGGCCTCGGACGAAGCGAACTACATCGTCGCCCAGACCTACAATGTCGACGGCGGCAACTGGATGAGTTGA
- a CDS encoding carbohydrate ABC transporter permease → MSRAVSPRRKAFFTAIAWLIGFLIFFPILWTILTGFKTEAEAIASPPSFLFFDWTTENYAEVQERSNYFRHFMNSVVISLGSTVLGLLIAIPAAWSMAFVPGKRTKDVLLWMLSTKMLPPVGVLIPIYLIFRDTGLLDTRFGLVIVMTLINLPIIIWMLYTYFKEIPGEILEAARMDGATLWSEIIHVLTPMAVPGIASTLLLNVILAWNEAFWTLNLTAAKAAPLTAFIASYSSPEGLFYAKLSAASTMAIAPILILGWFSQKQLVRGLTFGAVK, encoded by the coding sequence ATGTCGCGCGCAGTCTCCCCCCGCCGGAAAGCCTTTTTCACGGCCATTGCCTGGCTGATCGGCTTCCTGATCTTTTTTCCGATCCTCTGGACGATCCTGACCGGGTTCAAGACAGAGGCCGAGGCGATCGCATCGCCTCCGTCCTTCCTGTTCTTCGACTGGACGACCGAAAACTACGCCGAGGTCCAGGAGCGGTCGAACTATTTCCGCCATTTCATGAACTCGGTCGTCATCTCCCTCGGTTCCACGGTACTCGGTCTTCTGATCGCCATCCCGGCAGCATGGTCGATGGCCTTCGTGCCCGGCAAGCGCACCAAGGACGTGCTCCTGTGGATGCTGTCCACGAAGATGCTGCCGCCGGTGGGCGTGCTGATCCCGATCTATCTGATCTTCCGCGATACCGGATTGCTGGATACCCGCTTCGGTCTCGTCATCGTGATGACATTGATCAACCTGCCGATCATCATCTGGATGCTCTACACCTACTTCAAGGAAATCCCCGGAGAGATCCTCGAGGCGGCGCGAATGGACGGCGCGACGCTGTGGTCCGAGATCATCCATGTGCTGACACCTATGGCCGTGCCAGGCATTGCCTCCACGCTTTTGCTCAATGTCATCCTGGCGTGGAACGAGGCATTCTGGACGCTCAACCTCACGGCTGCCAAGGCTGCTCCGCTCACCGCCTTCATCGCCAGCTATTCCAGCCCGGAAGGCCTCTTCTACGCAAAGCTTTCGGCAGCATCGACCATGGCGATTGCGCCGATCCTCATCCTCGGCTGGTTCAGCCAGAAACAACTGGTCCGCGGCCTGACCTTTGGCGCGGTGAAATAG